gTTTTAGTAGTATTATTTCAGACAGTTAAATCTTAAATCATTGTGTGTTAGTGTGATCTATGACTTTTAACAGTACTTATTTTTCACactgagaaaacaaaatgaatacAGACGATTTTCATACTGTACTTTGCATATGATAAAATAGCTGAAACTGAATTTTCAGATAAGTGGACCATAAGACCAGACAACTCTTATTATACTAGTGTTCATCGAAGCACGGCTCTGCAATAAATGCAAAAGAATCATAAAGGCTTCTTTCTAGTTTCTTCTTCTAAGTTCTGAGGAGAAGAAAGACCAAAAACTTTGGCTTGTTTAAGAGAAAGGTTAGAGATTGAACATTACAAGCCAACATTTTTGgtttaacaaatttaaagatTAGCAATACATAGGTATATTTGACATtgaacaaagacaaagacaatgAACAGAATCAACAAATTGGTCAAACTAAATATGAATAGCCTTACTGTACCagactaaaaaataatttttcacaaacatttatgaagaaaaaataactgTTTTTAACTGAGAGTGAAGGTAACTGACCAGTCAAAACACCATAGACGACAGAGATAATAAAGAGAGTCAATAGGAGTGCTCATAAGTGTGATTTGTATGCAcatgttataaattatataaaaagacgAACCATATTTCAGTTGAAATGTCAATAGGAGTACTGTTTTAGCATCCTCTAGTCCTCTTTATTTAGAACCTTTTAGTACCTTACCATGTGAGTGAAGAGTTCAAAAACCTCTGCAaaagctctctttttttatctctctctctcattaaaTCTTACTTTCAAACACTAAATAGCCAAACTTCAACAGGtaggtttctttctttgtcttctcttaGACATACCAAAAGAGATTTGTGGTGTTGACtttgggtttgattttggtGTAATTTACAGCAAGAACAAAATGTATAAGAATCAGCTTCAAGAGCTTGCACAGAGAAGCTGTTTCAACTTACCATCATATACTTGCATGAGAGAAGGACCAGATCATGCTCCAAGATTCAAAGCATCTGTTAACTTCAATGGTGAGATATTTGAGAGTCCTACTTACTGTTCTACTCTCAGACAAGCTGAGCATGCAGCAGCTGAAGTTTCTCTTAACGTCCTTTCTTCTAGAGTCCCTTCAAGATCCTTAACTGCTAAGATTCTTGTAAGTTCTCTCTGTGTTTTCTTCTCGGTTTTGATCATCAAGCACAAAAAACTGCAAGAAGTGTTATCATCTTATATCTTCATGTCACTCTCTCTATATTCAAGGATGAGACAGGGATTTACAAGAACCTGCTTCAAGAGACGGCACATAGAGCTGGTCTTGATCTACCTATGTACACAAGTGTGAGATCAGGATCTTGTCACTTCCCTGGTTTCTCTTGCACTGTGGAACTTGCTGGGATGAGGTTTACAGGAGAATCAgcaaagacaaagaaacaagctGAGAAAAACGCAGCAATTGCAGCTTGGTCCTGTCTGAAGAAAAGTACTCATATTCCACGTTGTTCCATAACCCCAAAAAGCTTCTCATTCTTCTAACTGAATCCATTCTTTATTCTGCTGTGCAGTGTCAAGCTTGGAATCTCAAGATGAAGAGAAGGAACAAGAAGCGGTAGCAAGAGTACTCTCAAGATTCAAACCCaaagaagtaagaagaagagagacgacAACAAaccaatggagaagaagaacaagtcaTCAAGATGCAACAAACAAGGATTTGCTGTTTGAGAGATTGAGATGGATCAATCTATTGACCAATCAAGCTtcatcttcaccatcatcatcaacaacacaGAATCGACACAAGAAACCAAGTTTCATCTCTCTAATTCCCCCACCACCACAGcctaaatcctccaaaattctGCCATTTAGAACAAATCTCCAAGAAGCTAAGCCAGAGACAGAGATGATCATCACAAAGTCGTTTCCTTTACCAATGGCTGATCATAAGGCCAAACTcaatgaatcatcatcatcaaacagCTTCAGTAAGCAATCGCCATTTTCCAACAATGGCAGATACAATTTCGTCGGAAGTTGTAGCCTAATAATAAACTCTAATAGACCAGCTCCAGCGGTTCATATGAGATCAGTTATCCCGGTTTTCGCAGCTCCACCATCAAAACCGAACGCATCATCGTTACCGTCGTCAGTTCATGATTCTGTTACAAATACGCCGGGACTGGGAGgccaagagaagaagaagagttcaaGCTGTGAAAGGATCAAACTTGGTTTAGAATCGAGAGTTTTAGATAAAACCCATGATTAGTTAGCTAATTTTGTGGTTTAAGGGATTAA
The sequence above is a segment of the Camelina sativa cultivar DH55 chromosome 10, Cs, whole genome shotgun sequence genome. Coding sequences within it:
- the LOC104719777 gene encoding double-stranded RNA-binding protein 5-like, which encodes MYKNQLQELAQRSCFNLPSYTCMREGPDHAPRFKASVNFNGEIFESPTYCSTLRQAEHAAAEVSLNVLSSRVPSRSLTAKILDETGIYKNLLQETAHRAGLDLPMYTSVRSGSCHFPGFSCTVELAGMRFTGESAKTKKQAEKNAAIAAWSCLKKMSSLESQDEEKEQEAVARVLSRFKPKEVRRRETTTNQWRRRTSHQDATNKDLLFERLRWINLLTNQASSSPSSSTTQNRHKKPSFISLIPPPPQPKSSKILPFRTNLQEAKPETEMIITKSFPLPMADHKAKLNESSSSNSFSKQSPFSNNGRYNFVGSCSLIINSNRPAPAVHMRSVIPVFAAPPSKPNASSLPSSVHDSVTNTPGLGGQEKKKSSSCERIKLGLESRVLDKTHD